One genomic segment of Microtus ochrogaster isolate Prairie Vole_2 linkage group LG8, MicOch1.0, whole genome shotgun sequence includes these proteins:
- the Slc17a9 gene encoding solute carrier family 17 member 9, giving the protein MPSQLPSLMQSTPEEARKTPPAAAEDTQWSRPECQAWTGMLLLGTCLLYCARVTMPVCTVAMSQDFGWNKKEAGIVLSSFFWGYCLTQVVGGHLGDRIGGEKVILLSASTWGFITTVTPLLAHLGNGHLAFMTFSRILMGLLQGVYFPALASLLSQRVPESERAFTYGTVGAGSQFGTLVTGGIGSVLLDWCGWQSVFYFSGGLTLLWVYYVYRYLLNEKDLDLALDVLTQDLPMVRPSKVPWRQLFRKPSVWAAICSQLSSACSFFILLSWLPTFFKETFPHSKGWVFNVVPWLLAIPASPFSGFLSDRLISQGYRVITVRKFMQVMGLGLSSVFALCLGHTTSFLKAVIFASASIGLQTFNQSGISVNIQDLAPSCAGFLFGVANTAGALAGVIGVYLSGYLIEATGSWTCIFDLVAIISNLGLGTFLVFGKAQRVDLTPDHEDL; this is encoded by the exons ATGCCATCTCAACTCCCCAGCCTGATGCAGTCAACACCGGAGGAAGCCCGCAAGACCCCACCTGCAGCAGCAGAGGATACACAATGGTCCAG GCCCGAGTGTCAGGCGTGGACGGGGATGCTGCTCCTGGGCACCTGCCTGCTGTATTGTGCTCGCGTCACCATGCCCGTCTGTACCGTTGCCATGAGCCAGGACTTCGGCTGGAACAAGAAGGAGGCTGGTATCGTGCTCAGCAGCTTCTTCTGGGGCTACTGCCTGACTCAGGTGGTGGGCGGCCACCTTGGGGATCG CATCGGAGGTGAGAAGGTCATCTTGCTGTCAGCCTCCACCTGGGGCTTCATTACGACCGTCACGCCACTGCTTGCCCATCTTGGCAATGGTCACCTGGCCTTCATGACATTTTCTCGAATCCTCATGGGTCTGCTCCAAG gtGTTTACTTCCCAGCCCTGGCCAGTCTGCTGTCCCAGAGAGTACCGGAGAGTGAAAGAGCCTTTACCTACGGCACTGTGGGTGCTGGCTCCCAGTTCGG GACCCTGGTGACTGGGGGCATAGGCTCAGTGCTCCTGGACTGGTGTGGCTGGCAGAGTGTCTTCTACTTCTCCGGTGGTCTCACCCTGCTCTGGGTGTACTACGTGTACAGGTACCTGCTGAATGAGAAAG ACCTTGACCTGGCCCTGGATGTCCTGACACAAGACCTGCCTATGGTCAGGCCCTCCAAAGTGCCCTGGAGACAACTCTTCCGGAAGCCCTCTGTCTG GGCTGCAATCTGCTCCCAGCTGTCCTCAGCCTGCTCCTTCTTCATTCTGCTCTCCTGGTTGCCCACCTTCTTCAAGGAGACCTTCCCCCACTCCAAG GGCTGGGTCTTCAATGTAGTGCCCTGGCTGCTGGCAATTCCCGCCAGTCCATTCAGTGGCTTCCTCTCCGATCGTCTCATCAGTCAGG gtTACAGAGTCATCACAGTGCGTAAGTTCATGCAG GTGATGGGGCTTGGTCTGTCAAGTGTTTTTGCCCTGTGTCTGGGTCATACCACAAGCTTCCTCAAGGCCGTCATCTTTGCATCAGCTTCCATTGGCTTGCAGACCTTCAACCAAAG TGGTATTTCAGTCAATATTCAGGACCTGGCCCCATCCTGTGCTGGTTTTCTGTTCG GTGTGGCCAACACTGCCGGGGCCTTGGCAG GTGTGATAGGCGTGTATCTGAGTGGCTACCTGATTGAGGCCACTGGCTCCTGGACGTGTATTTTCGACCTGGTGGCCATCATCAGCAACCTGGGGCTGGGCACCTTTTTGGTGTTTGGGAAGGCCCAGAGGGTGGACCTGACCCCTGATCATGAGGACCTCTAG
- the Gid8 gene encoding glucose-induced degradation protein 8 homolog, with product MSYAEKPDEITKDEWMEKLNNLHVQRADMNRLIMNYLVTEGFKEAAEKFRMESGIEPSVDLETLDERIKIREMILKGQIQEAIALINSLHPELLDTNRYLYFHLQQQHLIELIRQRETEAALEFAQTQLAEQGEESRECLTEMERTLALLAFDSPEESPFGDLLHMMQRQKVWSEVNQAVLDYENRESTPKLAKLLKLLLWAQNELDQKKVKYPKMTDLSKGVIEEPK from the exons ATGAGTTATGCAGAAAAACCCGATGAAATAACCAAAGATGAATGGATGGAAAAGCTCAATAATTTACATGTTCAACGAGCAGACATGAACCGTCTCATCATGAACTACCTAGTCACAG AGGGCTTTAAGGAAGCAGCAGAGAAGTTTCGAATGGAGTCTGGGATCGAACCAAGTGTGGACCTAGAAACACTTGATGAGCGAATCAAGATTCGGGAGATGATTCTGAAGGGTCAGATCCAGGAGGCCATTGCCCTGATCAACAGCCTCCACCCAGAGCTCCTGGACACAAACCGATATCTTTACTTCCACCTTCAG CAACAGCACTTGATTGAGCTCATCCGTCAACGTGAGACAGAAGCAGCTTTGGAGTTCGCCCAGACGCAGCTGGCAGAGCAGGGtgaggagagcagagagtgcCTCACAGAAATGGAGCGCACGCTGGCCTTGTTGGCCTTTGACAGTCCTGAGGAGTCACCTTTTGGTGACCTTCTCCACATGAtgcagaggcaaaag gtGTGGAGTGAAGTCAACCAGGCTGTTCTGGATTATGAAAATCGAGAGTCCACACCCAAGCTGGCAAAATTACTGAAACTGCTACTTTGGGCTCAGAATGAGCTAGAccagaagaaagtaaaatatccCAAAATGACAGACCTCAGCAAAGGTGTGATTGAGGAGCCCAAGTAG